In Lolium rigidum isolate FL_2022 chromosome 3, APGP_CSIRO_Lrig_0.1, whole genome shotgun sequence, the genomic window ataCATGACATACTACGAACAAGAGTATACGCGTGCAAGAATGATTTTTGCCAAGATAATTGCAATGATGGCCATGACAGATGACACTTTTGATGTACACGCTACTTTGATGGAGTGTAAACAACTCGATGAAGCTATACAAAGGTTGGAGATCCCATCATGTTTCATTGTATTCTCAGTTTTAGAATAAAACATGCATTCAAATAACTGCACTCAAATGTGTAACTGGTTGAATTATATATAGGTGGGAGGAGAGTGCTGTTTCTCTACTTCCAGAGTACCTCCAGAAGTTTTACCTCAAGTTGATAAGCACATTCAAAGAGTTTGAGGACGAGTTGAAACCAAATGAGAAGTACCGTGTCCCTTATAGCATAAAAGCGGTACATCATTCTCATCTTACAACCCCAAGATGAATATGACTTAGTGCTATGTTTTATTTCTTTAGTTTTCCAATATCTTTCCATGATGATCTGTCACAAAAATTTTACCTTTTTTTCCTCATAACACAAGTTATACTCAGGACTTCAAATATTATGTAACGGAACTGTATCAAGAAGTATCTCCACTCGAAAACTTACCTGTTTGGAATATCTCTTGTCACGAAAACAATGCTATGCACAAACATGTTAGTTGTACGAATCACACAACAACATGAGATAAAAGTTTTGTTGATAGCAATGCTCCTTAAGATATCATACCAAGTGGGTATGTAATCTGATTATTTTACATTGAAGTGGTTAAAATAATCATGTATATGTCAAATACACAGCCTTTGTGCCTACATCCATATCGTTATCCAAATATTTTATTAGAAGTACTCATAGATTTTCTTCATTTGTAGTTTCAAATATTTTCAAGTAAGCATCTGCAAGAAGCGGAATGGTTTCATCAAAATCACAAGCCCAAATTCAATGATCACGTTGAGGTATCAATATGCTCCGCCGCACCATGCGCATGTGTTTGCTTGTTAGTTGGTATGGGTGATACTGCAACAAAGGAGGCACTTGAATGGGCACTCGGTTGCACGGATGCTGTCAGGGCTTGTGCAGTGGTGACACGTTTTATGAATGATCTTTCTGCATTTAAGGTAAAAATTTATCTCGAAAATTACCACTGATATTTTCTATCCATTGACCACGATAACACCCATGATGAACCATGTGTTGCTCACAGCAAGGGAAGAACAAATATGATGTGCACACTTCAGTGGAATGTTACATTAGTGAACATGGCGTGGAAAGTGATGTCGCCTTTGCCAATATTGGTTCTATGATGGAAGATGCATGGAAGACCACAAATGAAGCACGCTTTGAGCGCCCTGAGATACTTCCGGCGATACAACGAGTTGCGAATATAACAATCAGCATGATGTTCTGGTACGATGACCACAAGGATGCTTTTACATACAGCAACATCATTGAAGGCACGATTAGGCGTCTGTTTGTCAATCCTATTCCCCTCTAGACAATGGCGATGTGGTACATGTTTGTTGACAGTATCATTCATCGACAGGAGTGCCAGCGACCTCACTCTAAGGAAAGTTGTATCATGTAATCTACTACAGTTGGGCTTTACTGCCTTACTATTATTTTTGTGAACAATTACAGTGAATCAATAAGGCTTTGTATTAGTCAGTATTACCTGAAATGCAACAAAAAGGAGTTGTACTTTATTATATGCAATGTGCAGAGGCCGGGGCTttgctcccatatcgaaaaatGTATTTTTGCAGTGGCATCTAGTAGAATTATGTTATGAATTTCTTCTGGGTCTTCGTATAATAACATTGTTTCTGAATGAAGCTTCGACTCCCCATGTTGCTGATTTAGATGCAAATTCTAGAATATCCCAATGCCTTAGACTATTATGTAAAGTTTCTAATGGATACATTTTAGTTGTTATTCACACAAGCGTTTTGGTATTGATAGCTTATGCCTTTAGCCCCTTTTAGGACCCTCCTGGTTTCAAGATATATCTTGAGTGATTTTTTTAATTACACCCCCTTTTTTCTTTATCATGGTACATTGCTATGAGTAAGAAAGAAAGTATCACTTGTGCACGCCCAAACTTTAAGTatacttttgtattgctcttctaAGTTCTAACACACACTTGTTTACCTATTATGCTCTCCTTGCAGATATGTCTAATCTGTATGCGATTTTACTTATGTAGTGTTTGTTCGGCGAATGGAGAGGCATCTTTGGACGAACTTTTGATCTCCATGCTCTCTTCTTCAAATCGTTGGAAGAGCACATTATAACATCATTTAGATGGGTATGGTATCTACACTTGATTGTTGATGCACTTGCTGTTTTCACAATCATTTTTACCTCAGACCACACTTTTCCTTTTCTAAGGTTCCGTTTGTTCTTGTGGATCCTGAGAAGTCACCGGGAATGGTGCATGTGAAGTTAGATGGGATATTTCAGCAAGTATTGCCTCTTACAACCGTTTATCATAAACTTATCCCATTCGAGCAAAGTTCTTACACACTATTTCGGACTATTGTTGGCAATGGCGATCCAGTAATTTCCTGTGTTTGTACGCATAAACAGATATTCTAGGCAATACTACCTTGATGATTTCTTTCTATAGCTATCTGCTTCTTCATTATGTAGATTGCATTATTGGACAAGGAAAAGATTCTTCTACTGGGAAGGAGCTTACAGCAATAGGATTATGTGGAGTAAGTAATCAGGATGTTGAGATCACCTCATCCCCAGAGCTACCATTTTTCTTGTAAGTATATTTTTAACCAtatatgttttcagattctttctTACTTGTGCCAATCACCAGAACTTGAGAGCATCCATATTTTGTTATGCATGTTAAGGTATCTTTCACTGCAGTTCCACATTTCTATAACGCTTTACCTTGACTCAGGTCTGATCTGACCAAGGGTGAGATGGAAGTCGAGATGTCATCACGTGCTAGAGCGTTCTTCTTGGATTATTGTTGCCCTTGGAACTGTGTCAGTTGGCTTAATAGACCTTGCCATTTACAGGTACCTTTTGTAACATAGTGAACAAAGTGGTGAACTAAACGATTGGGTGAAATTATATTTTCTTGAGCCATCAGATGTGACATTTGTCACCATTGCTGAAGGTTTGGTTTACTGGTCCTTGATTGTTATGAGATAAATGCATCTGGATACTCCACGTCAGGAATTTACTATAGTCATGTTTGTTATGGATATTTGATGTTTGTAATGATGCAGGTTCTAGGAGAGAGTCGAACGGCACATGGAGGCTAGAAAAGCTCAAGAAAGGTTTCACCAGGGCGACAATGAAGATGATGATGCTGTTGAAAATGGCAGTGGTGACGACGAGCCGGGTGAAATGGCAGACGGGAAATTATGTGCCATATGCTTAAGGAAAATAAGGAAGGAAGCTTTTGTTCCCTGTGGTCATCTCGTCTGCTACTGCAACTGCGCAAAAAGGCGGGTAGTCATGGATGAATAACTGTGACCTGTGTGTAGGCAAGATATCGACCACATGCTCAGGGTTTATGACTATTGGGGTAATTGAATAACTCTATTCTTCCGAAGGGCTGGTTGAGTCGTTGTTAACGACGGAGATACCAAATTGATCTATCGAGGACAATTAAATCACAGCAAACAACACCAAAATTTGTTGGTTTTGCCCTAGATCCTTGCGAGCTCGTGACCTGAAACACAGCGAGAAACAACAGATACAAGAACCCTAGATCGAACAAGAGAAGAACGATTTTCGTTGGTGCATATCTATTATTTTCCTTCCTTGCTTCTCTAACTTTTATAGACGTTTTACAGATAGACTCCACGCCCAACACGGCTCACAAACCGAACCCAACACGACGTGACCCGTACGTATACGGTTTAAACCTTCCTAAACGAACGACAAGATTAACTTCTACAATC contains:
- the LOC124701588 gene encoding tau-cadinol synthase-like — protein: MAFSQVFTALDVPLAPMFHPTIWGDFFIHHSPETLQMSEECMENRSNQLKEKVVGVLEACNNIVEKLKLVDTLQHLSIDHHFNEQIVSTLRSTHSSEFNSSSLHDVALRFRLLRQHGFWVSPDVFNKFKNEDGAFKVDITNDPRGLLSLYNAAHLLTHGEIELEESIVFTRKHLESMKSDLDSPLAEQVKRALHLPLPRTVKRVEVLHYIPEYKDDPMHDPSILELAKLDFNLLQSLHLKELKDLSRWWEDISREVGLTYSRDRIVECYLWSYMTYYEQEYTRARMIFAKIIAMMAMTDDTFDVHATLMECKQLDEAIQRWEESAVSLLPEYLQKFYLKLISTFKEFEDELKPNEKYRVPYSIKAFQIFSSKHLQEAEWFHQNHKPKFNDHVEVSICSAAPCACVCLLVGMGDTATKEALEWALGCTDAVRACAVVTRFMNDLSAFKQGKNKYDVHTSVECYISEHGVESDVAFANIGSMMEDAWKTTNEARFERPEILPAIQRVANITISMMFWYDDHKDAFTYSNIIEGTIRRLFVNPIPL